From the genome of Antennarius striatus isolate MH-2024 chromosome 19, ASM4005453v1, whole genome shotgun sequence, one region includes:
- the srsf5b gene encoding serine and arginine rich splicing factor 5b: MSGCRIFIGRLNPSAREKDVERFFKGYGRIRDIDLKKGFGFVEFDDPRDAEDAVYELDGKELCNERVTIEHARVRLRGGRGRGVGGGGGRFSDRYGRGSQSSRSRNPPPMRTENRLIVENLSSRVSWQDLKDFMRQAGEVTFADAHRPKVNEGVVEFASYSDLKNALEKLSGKEMNGRKIKLIEAAKKRSRSRSRSDSSSRSRSRSRGRSASRSPRRSRSPRSPRSPRSPRSPRSPRSPRSPRSPRSPHSPAKAHDRSRSRSRSRSRSGSPAGTSSPTPKSKEPPKQSKMSKSATPPSPMQAPRASGSRSRSRSRSRSRSRSRSRSRSPSTDSQR; encoded by the exons ATGAGTGGATGTCGGATATTCATCGGCCGCCTCAACCCGTCGGCGAGAGAGAAGGATGTGGAGAGGTTCTTCAAGGGGTACGGTCGCATCAGAGACATTGACCTCAAGAAAGGCTTTGGCTTCGTG GAGTTTGACGACCCCAGAGATGCTGAGGATGCGGTTTATGAACTCGATGGCAAAGAGTTATGCAACGAAAG GGTCACTATTGAACATGCCCGTGTGCGTCTGCGTGGCGGCCGGGGCAGAGGagtcggcggcggcggaggcCGTTTTTCTGATCGCTATGGCCGAGGCTCACAGAGCAGTCGGAG tcgAAACCCTCCTCCGATGCGCACTGAGAACCGTCTTATTGTGGAGAACTTGTCCTCTCGCGTCAGCTGGCAG GACCTGAAAGATTTCATGAGACAAGCTGGAGAGGTGACATTTGCAGATGCACATCGCCCCAAGGTCAACGAAGG GGTTGTTGAGTTTGCCTCTTACAGTGATCTGAAAAATGCCCTTGAGAAATTGTCTGGAAAGGAAATGAATGGGAGAAAAATCAAGCTCATTGAGGCAGCCAAGAAGAG GTCAAGAAGTCGTTCCAGGTCTGACAGCTCCTCCCGCTCACGGTCCCGTTCTCGTGGTCGCTCCGCATCCCGCTCCCCCAGGCGCTCCCGCAGCCCCCGTAGCCCTCGCAGCCCCCGTAGCCCTCGCAGCCCGCGTAGCCCCCGCAGTCCCCGTAGCCCCCGCAGTCCACGTAGTCCCCATAGCCCCGCCAAGGCCCACGATCGTTCCCGATCCCGCTCCCGTTCCCGTTCTCGCTCCGGCTCTCCTGCTGGAACTTCCTCTCCAACCCCCAAATCAAAGGAGCCCCCCAAACAGTCTAAGATGAGCAAGTCTGCCACCCCTCCTTCGCCCATGCAGGCTCCAAGAGCCTCAGGGTCCCGTTCCCGCTCTCGGTCCCGCTCCCGTTCTCGTTCCCGCTCCCGTTCCCGCTCCCGATCCCCTTCCACTGACAGCCAGCGCTAA
- the susd6 gene encoding sushi domain-containing protein 6 isoform X1 has product MCDGMVAFQTRAPSSSPFTSSRAHRLAASVFLLLFTLLPHVHASGCTRPPSVLHGDLLNQTKANRDSFPPGTMLTYGCEPGYIADGLASIICSSSGVWAPQPPRCIRSNVCSPPTEPENGGYRCRPSPCHRLTQQTVIEYFCDEGYALKGEYKFLTCQNGEWDSPMQISCRLTQDKEPNSPLGIPALSIVASTASSVALILLLVVLFVLVQPRLKSFHHSRREQGVSGQPSSIMVEGVQVALPSYEEAVYGSSGHCAASGPPPPPSPPPPAPPESRVPIVLSEGLPQGATGGQDPPRTRHHRDLDFCLPSTSSSSFSSRRHAETVLVHQAPSSSSSSSSSSSWAREHPGGACAGPLPLRRDSDSSDQHSLLSVTSADDFSDDIPLLKEA; this is encoded by the exons ATGTGCGATGGAATGGTAGCGTTTCAGACGAGAGCCCCGTCCTCCTCGCCCTTCACCTCCTCTCGAGCCCACAGGCTGGCTGCCTCTGTGTTTCTCCTCCTTTTCACCCTTCTCCCTCATGTTCACGCATCAG GTTGTACGCGGCCGCCTAGCGTGCTGCACGGAGACCTACTGAACCAGACCAAAGCTAACCGGGACTCGTTCCCCCCGGGCACCATGCTGACCTACGGCTGCGAGCCCGGCTACATTGCAGATGGACTAGCCAGCATAATCTGCAGCAGCTCTGGAGTCTGGGCGCCTCAGCCGCCACGCTGCATCAGAAGCAATG TATGTTCGCCCCCCACTGAACCAGAGAACGGGGGCTACCGCTGTCGCCCATCTCCCTGCCACCGCCTCACCCAGCAGACCGTCATTGAGTACTTCTGCGACGAAGGCTACGCCCTGAAGGGAGAGTACAAGTTCCTCACCTGTCAGAACGGAGAGTGGGATAGTCCCATGCAGATTAGCTGCCGACTCACACAAG ACAAGGAGCCGAACTCTCCACTGGGAATACCAGCGCTTTCTATTGTGGCATCCACAGCTAGCTCTGTTGCGCTCATCCTGCTTCTAGTAGTGCTGTTTGTTCTGGTACAGCCCAGACTCAAGTCTTTCCATCACAGCAG GAGGGAGCAGGGGGTGTCGGGCCAGCCCAGTTCCATCATGGTGGAGGGTGTCCAGGTGGCGCTGCCTTCCTATGAAGAGGCTGTATACGGCAGCAGCGGACACTGTGCTGCTTccggtcctcctcctcctccatcaccaccacctccGGCTCCGCCTGAGTCCCGAGTTCCCATCGTGCTCTCTGAGGGTCTTCCTCAGGGGGCCACGGGAGGCCAGGACCCCCCCAGAACCCGCCACCACAGAGACTTAGACTTCTGTCTCCCATCCACGTCGTCCTCATCTTTCTCTTCCCGGCGTCATGCAGAGACGGTGCTGGTTCATCAGGCCccctcgtcctcttcctcctcctcttcatcatcatcatgggcTAGAGAGCACCCTGGGGGTGCATGCGCTGGCCCCTTACCACTCCGTAGAGACTCTGACAGTAGTGACCAGCACAGCCTGCTTTCTGTCACCTCTGCAGATGATTTTTCTGATG ATATTCCCCTGTTGAAGGAAGCATGA
- the susd6 gene encoding sushi domain-containing protein 6 isoform X2 encodes MLTYGCEPGYIADGLASIICSSSGVWAPQPPRCIRSNVCSPPTEPENGGYRCRPSPCHRLTQQTVIEYFCDEGYALKGEYKFLTCQNGEWDSPMQISCRLTQDKEPNSPLGIPALSIVASTASSVALILLLVVLFVLVQPRLKSFHHSRREQGVSGQPSSIMVEGVQVALPSYEEAVYGSSGHCAASGPPPPPSPPPPAPPESRVPIVLSEGLPQGATGGQDPPRTRHHRDLDFCLPSTSSSSFSSRRHAETVLVHQAPSSSSSSSSSSSWAREHPGGACAGPLPLRRDSDSSDQHSLLSVTSADDFSDDIPLLKEA; translated from the exons ATGCTGACCTACGGCTGCGAGCCCGGCTACATTGCAGATGGACTAGCCAGCATAATCTGCAGCAGCTCTGGAGTCTGGGCGCCTCAGCCGCCACGCTGCATCAGAAGCAATG TATGTTCGCCCCCCACTGAACCAGAGAACGGGGGCTACCGCTGTCGCCCATCTCCCTGCCACCGCCTCACCCAGCAGACCGTCATTGAGTACTTCTGCGACGAAGGCTACGCCCTGAAGGGAGAGTACAAGTTCCTCACCTGTCAGAACGGAGAGTGGGATAGTCCCATGCAGATTAGCTGCCGACTCACACAAG ACAAGGAGCCGAACTCTCCACTGGGAATACCAGCGCTTTCTATTGTGGCATCCACAGCTAGCTCTGTTGCGCTCATCCTGCTTCTAGTAGTGCTGTTTGTTCTGGTACAGCCCAGACTCAAGTCTTTCCATCACAGCAG GAGGGAGCAGGGGGTGTCGGGCCAGCCCAGTTCCATCATGGTGGAGGGTGTCCAGGTGGCGCTGCCTTCCTATGAAGAGGCTGTATACGGCAGCAGCGGACACTGTGCTGCTTccggtcctcctcctcctccatcaccaccacctccGGCTCCGCCTGAGTCCCGAGTTCCCATCGTGCTCTCTGAGGGTCTTCCTCAGGGGGCCACGGGAGGCCAGGACCCCCCCAGAACCCGCCACCACAGAGACTTAGACTTCTGTCTCCCATCCACGTCGTCCTCATCTTTCTCTTCCCGGCGTCATGCAGAGACGGTGCTGGTTCATCAGGCCccctcgtcctcttcctcctcctcttcatcatcatcatgggcTAGAGAGCACCCTGGGGGTGCATGCGCTGGCCCCTTACCACTCCGTAGAGACTCTGACAGTAGTGACCAGCACAGCCTGCTTTCTGTCACCTCTGCAGATGATTTTTCTGATG ATATTCCCCTGTTGAAGGAAGCATGA
- the slc10a1 gene encoding hepatic sodium/bile acid cotransporter: protein MEAGSDLGADPLSDPDSWQNDSVWFNMTDANSTSVHAVMMSPAINKAVNIFLTVSLAINMVSLGCTMEVAKIKHHLMKPKGVAIALLAQYGVMPLSAFCLAKVFRLSEIAAVVVLICGCSPGGSLSNVLALLLQGDMNLSIVMTSCSMILALGMMPLLLFIYCQGFPELQKSVPYLDIVVALFLILIPCGIGILINHYRPQNSKIFKRVSAAIMAVIIMVSGILVSVGIGGSILTVLSPTFMSISALMPFIGYSFGYIISSIFRLKQAERRTIAMETGCQNVQLCITILKLSFPLATIGPLFLFPMVYASFQLMEAGVLMALLICYQRFKPKKKGRNTSRFNALPS from the exons ATGGAGGCCGGTTCTGACTTGGGAGCAGATCCGCTGTCTGATCCAGATTCATGGCAGAATGACAGCGTCTGGTTCAACATGACGGATGCAAACAGCACCTCTGTTCACGCGGTCATGATGTCACCGGCCATCAACAAAGCAGTCAACATCTTTCTCACCGTCTCCCTCGCCATCAACATGGTGTCACTGGGGTGCACCATGGAGGTGGCCAAAATCAAG CATCACCTGATGAAACCTAAAGGGGTGGCCATCGCACTGCTGGCCCAGTATGGGGTGATGCCTCTGTCTGCGTTTTGCTTAGCTAAG GTCTTCAGGCTCTCTGAAATAGCTGCTGTAGTGGTTCTGATCTGTGGATGTTCTCCTGGAGGAAGCCTCTCCAACGTCCTGGCCCTCCTGCTGCAGGGAGATATGAACCTCAG TATCGTGATGACTTCCTGCTCCATGATCCTGGCTCTGGGAATGATGCCCCTGCTGCTCTTCATCTACTGCCAAGGCTTCCCTGAACTGCAGAAGTCCGTGCCCTACTTGGACATCGTGGTGGCGCTCTTCTTGATCCTCATCCCGTGTGGCATCGGCATCCTCATCAACCACTACAGGCCGCAGAATTCCAAGATCTTTAAAAGG GTAAGCGCCGCTATAATGGCGGTCATCATCATGGTGTCTGGCATCCTCGTCAGCGTTGGCATCGGCGGGTCCATCCTGACGGTTCTGTCTCCTACCTTCATGTCCATCAGCGCTCTCATGCCCTTCATCGGCTACTCCTTCGGATACATCATCTCCTCCATCTTCAGACTCAAGCAAGC AGAGCGGAGGACAATCGCTATGGAAACAGGATGTCAGAACGTCCAACTGTGCATCACCATCCTGAAGCTGTCCTTCCCCCTAGCGACGATCGGGCCTCTGTTCTTGTTCCCCATGGTGTACGCCTCCTTCCAGCTCATGGAGGCGGGGGTGCTGATGGCGCTGCTCATATGTTACCAAAGATTCAAGCCCAAAAAGAAAGGTAGGAACACCTCCAGGTTTAATGCCTTACCCAGCTAA